CGAGAAAGCCGGACTTGAGCCAGCGGACCGCAAAGAGCCCCAGTGGGATGAACAGCAACACGTTCAGTGCCACCTGCACGAATGCCGGGTCCCGCAGGATCGCGCCCATGGGGCCGGAAAGATCTGCCTGGATCTCGTGCAGGAAGTTGAGCGGTTCCTTCTGGAAACCACGATGCCCCTGCGTGGCACAGAAATCGCCGCGGCTGGCCGGCAGCGGGAGCATTGTGTAAGCACCGAGCGCGAAGAGGTAGACCACCACGCCCGTGGTTCCGATGGAGCGGCCCCAGGAGAGGCGCCCGTACCTGCGGTATTGCAGGGCGAGCAGGTAGATCCCGGTAACGAGCAAAAAGAGGCATCCGAACAGGATGGCGATCCAGCCGGGCCAGAGGCGTTCATTCATTGGTCAAAGCTATCGTTTGGACTATGGATCGGGGGGCCGATGTGCCGATCATCACCACGGGCAAATGAACCCCGAATGAACTTTTTGCCACGGATCCACGCTAAGCTGGAGATGGACGTTCGGGCCCCTTCGGCCTCTCGCGACACCGGTCCATATCTGATCGGCGATACCCCCACACTTTCACGCAATGTTTTCACGGGCCGGTTCATCGTGCCTGTGCACTTTTTGATGCACGATCAGGAGAAACACACCTTCATGACAGCTCTCGCACCGGATCAGGCCACCCCCTCACTTTGGGATCGTCGCTACGAGGAGCACATTGCTCCCGTTAACCGCTTGGTCGATGAGACCGGTGCCCTCCGTCCGCAGAGCAGCATTTCCTACGTGGACCCCGTCCACAACGTCGATGAGGCACGCATCATCTGCCTGTTTTCCAACATCGGCACCGCCAACGACACCGGCTTCATCGACGCCGGCTCCGAGGAAGCTGCCACCCGCATGCTGGGCATGCAGTGGCAGCTTGGCCTGCGCCCCGAGTACCTGATGCCGTGGAACGTCCACCCGTGGCACACCCCGGGCGAGGCGAACGGCAAGTTCGAACCGGGGCAGATCACCTCCGGCCTGAAGCCGCTGCTGCGCTTGCTCAAGGTCGTCCCGCGCGCTTCGGTTCTCATTGCCCATGGCACCGAGGCCCACCGCCTGTCCGAGCAGCTGCTCAAGACGCAGAACCCGTTGCTGTGGCGCCGCGGCTTCAAGACCTACAAGGTCAAGTCGCTGGACGGCCGCGCATTTGCCGGCTCCCCGGAACGCCAGCAGAACCACCTCGAGGAAATCTACGCCGCGTACTCGGATTCCATGGCCCGCACCGGCCTGGCCGCCGTGAAGTAGCACCGGGCTTTCCGCTTAGGCTTTTCCCATGCAAGAACAGAATCCCGCACCCGGCATGACCCGCGCCCACAAGATCCATCTGGCGCTGATCATGCTCGGTGCGGGATTGCTGTATCTTGCCCATTCGCTGTTGCGCTTCAGGAACTTCGAGGCCAAGGGCTACGACCTGGGCATCTTCGACCAGGCAGTGCGGCAGTATGCGCTGTTCAAGGCCCCCATCGTCCCCATCAAGGGCGTTGACTTCAATCTGCTTGGCGATCATTTCCACCCGATCCTGGCCACGCTGGCACCGCTGTACTGGATCTGGCCGGATCCGCGCATGCTCAACGTGGCTTTGATCCTTTTGCTGCTGGCGACGGTGATTCCGGTCTACTTGTTCGCCCGCAAGCACCTGGGCCACGTTGCGGGGCTGCTTTTTTCCGCGGCACTGCTGCTCTGGTGGCCGTTTCAGGCGATAGTGAACTGGGACTTTCACGAGATCGCCTTCGGCGTCCCGCTCGTTGCCTGGATCATCTGGGCGATGGATGCGCGGCGCTACCGGCTCGCCTTCTGGCTCTCGCCGGTGCTGCTGCTGATCCGCGAGGACCTGGGCATCACCATCGTGGCCATCGGCATCGTCTTCGCCTTCCACCGACAGTGGCTGCGCGCCGGACTGCTGATGCTGATCGGCATCACCGGCTATCTGGTGGTCACCTCCGTGCTGATACCGATGTTCTCCCCCGAGGGCACGTTCAGCTACTGGCAGTTCACGGCGCTGGGCCCCACGGCCGGGGCGGCCATCGCCTTCCTGGTGTCACACCCGCTGAAATCCTTCGCCATCCTGTTCAACCACGAACTGAAGTGGCTGTTGTGGATCATCAGCTTCGTGCCGCTGGCCCTGCTGCCGTTCTTCTCCCCCTACGTCATCATCGGCGCACCGATCCTGCTCTCGCGGCTGTTCAATGACCGATTGAACACCTGGGGCCCCGTCTACCAATACGACGCGATCCTGGCCCCGATTTTCTTCATGGCCGCGATCCAGGTGCTGGCGAAGATCATCCGCCGCACCGGCTGGAACAAACTGCGGGTCGGCTTCCCTGCCTACCTGCTGACCCTCGCGCTGATCTGCACGTTCTTCGTGCAGTCGGTCTTCCCACTGGGACGCACGCTCACCGGCACCAACTGGACGATGGGCGAATATGCCCAGGCCCAGGCGCGCGCCATCGCCATGATCCCGGATAACGTCTGTGTGGAGGCCGCCGACAATTCGGTCCCGCATCTGGTATCGCGCACCTATGTGGGACTGCACGGCGACATCGGCAACGACCTCTCCTCCTGGATGATCATCGATTTCAATGCCAGCGAGCTCGGCGGCTGGGATCCACTGACCCCGCCACAGGCTTACGCCCGGGCCATGAAGCTGGGCTTCACGGTGGTGTCGGCCGATGACCACGGCATCTGGGTGCTGCATCGGGACATCCCGAACAGTCCCGTTTGTTCAAGCTACCTTTCCCGCTGAGCGGGTTCGACCGACCGGCAGCGGGCCCGGATCGCAGCGTGCTGAGCATCTGCTCGGGCAGATCACCCCTGCGCACCGCCTACCCGGGATCGCCGTTCGCCCCCGGACGCTTCCGACACCGGCGCCTTCCAGCGCGGCAGTGGGCCCACTCCCCTGCCGTGCCGAGGCCCGGGCACTGAAAACGGGCTGTCTGCCCAGCCACCGCCACGCAGGGAACGGTCACCGCCATTGGCGGGGCTGCCTCGGCATGCCCCCAGACCCGCTCCCCCAGGGTCCCGGCCATGTCGTGAAGCCAGAATACGTTCGGCTCCCGGCCTGCCTTCGACACCGTCCGCCGGGTCGCTGAGCATCCGTCAATGGTGCGGCAAGGGGCCTTAAACGAAACAGCCTTAAACGAAACGGCCCCGGCATCCCGGACGCGGAGTCCTGGAATGCCCGGGCCGGGCGGGCTTCGGATCTAGACGACGGCCTTGCGCCCCCACACGATCTTGTCCGGCGCGTCCTCGATGGGTCCGCCCATGGGGTCGTCCCCGCCGTCGAAGCGGACCAGGTCGCGGTCCGGGTTCCTGATGTCGCCGATGATCTTCACGCAGATGTAGATTACCGCGGCCATGTGCAGCGCAATGCCGGACCCGTACATGATCTCGATCCAGGCGGTGTTCCCACCGACGGCCCCACCGCTGACGATCCGGGCGCTCATCAGCCAGACTGACGCCCAGTGATAGACCTCGATTCCCTGCCAGATCAGGAACTCCCGCCAGCGCGGTCGGCAGAGCACGTAGAGCGGGATCAGCCACATCACGAACTGCGGTGAATAGACCTTGTTCAGCAGGATGAACGCCGCGATGATCAGGAACGCGAGCTGGGCCATGCGCGGGCGGCGGACCGCACTCATGCCCAGCCAGGCGACGCCCACGCAGGCCACGGCGAAGAGCACGTTGGAAACCATCGAGAAGCCCTTGCCGTCCAGCCCGGTCCAGGTAAAGGCGAGCCACATCGAGGAGAAGCTGATCTCGCGCTCGGAGGAGAAAGTGTAGAAGCGGCTCCATTCGTCGAATGCGGTCAGCATGAACGGGACGTTGACCGCCAGCCAGGCCACGGCACCGGAGGCCAGCGAAACCCAGAAGTGGCGCATCTTGCCGGTCCTGAAGCAGAGCACCAGGATCGCGCCGAAGATGAACAGCGGGTAGAGCTTGGCCGCCGCACCCAGGCCCAGCAGGACGCCGGCGAGCACGATCCGCTTGCGCGAGAAGGCGAACATGCCCAGCGTGGCGAACAGCACCGCCCACAAGTCCCAGTTCAACTGGCTGGTGAGGATGATGCCCGGAGCCAGCGCCACCATCAAGGCATCCCTGCTGCGGTTGCGCGCCGCATAGGCGATGGCCACCACGATCACGGCCCAGCACAGGAAGGAACCGGCCGAGTTCACGTCGAAGTAGGCCAGTTGGCGTTCGGGGCTGAAGCCCAGGCCCGGGACCAGGAACGCGCTCACGCCCGCGATGACAGCCAGCAGGGCAGGGTATTCCAGTGCCTGTTCCGCCGGCAGCCCGGTGTAGAACGGAAACAGCTTCTCGGCCATGCCGCGGGTGCCGAAGAGCTGGGAAAAGTCCGAATAACACATGTGCAGGTGGGTTGCCGTGGCATCGTCCCACCCGTGGACGCGGCACCACTGCTTGGAAAGCACGGCCAGCACGGCGCCGATCGCCGTGGCCACCAGCAGCCAGGTCACCACCGGGGCGGTGGCCCGACGTGCGGTGAGAAGGGTCTTTACCGGTGAGTTCACGATTCCGTGGCCTCGTTTCTGATCGGGGGCCGACGCCACCGGGCGCCGAACAGGGAAGCTGTCTTGGGGTCGATGAAAATGAGGTAGCCGATGTAGGCCAGGCCGGCGGCCGCGGCGATCCAGCGCGCCGCAGCAAGGCTGAACCACTGCCCGACGCTGAGCTGGTCCACCACGCCGGAAAGCACCACCAGCATCGTCAGCACGTAGTAAAAGCGCTCCCAGCGCACCGAGTACACGCGCGCGGTTGCATAGAGGGGCACCAGCCAGAGCACGTACCAGGGCTGGATGATCGGGGCCAGGACAACGGCTGCCGTGAGCGAATAAGCGGCGTAGAGCACCGGGGAGCCCGCTGGCTTCTTCACGGCAAGCCAGAAGGTCAGGCCCAGCGAGAGAACCTTGAAGAACGCGTAGACGATCCCGGCGGTGAACGTGAGGTCCCCGCCGAACAGTTGCACTACCCATCCCATGCCCAGGCCCAACAGCCCCACCGGTGCATAGGGGAAAGCAGCCGATCCCGCGCCGGCCATGGCCTGGATCCAGCCGAATCCGAGCCCCGAGGCCACCCCGAACAAGGCCATCACGGCAGCGGTCAGCACCCCGGTGTAGGCCCAGGCGCCGATCTTCGCCCGGAGCGCGGCCTGCCGCCCGACCATGGCCAGACCCAGGAAGGGCAGCGCCAGCACCACTATCGGTTTGATGCCGATCGCCACTGCCGCGGCCAGCACCCCCCAGAAGCGGTGTTTGGTGTAGATCAGCCAGAAGGAGAGCAGGATCCCGCCGATCATCAGCGCATCGTTATGCACCCCGGCGACCATGCTCAACAGGAACAGCGGGTTGGCCACGGTGATCCACAGCGCCCACGAGGGTTCCGAGCCCAGTTGCCGCGCGAGGCGCGGAACCGTGTACAGGCACAGCAGCACCCCGGCCACGGCCAGTGCCCTGAACATGATGACGCCGATCTCCGGCACCCCTCCACTGATGAAGTACACGGCGCGGGAGAACATCAGGAACAGCGGGCCGTAGGGAGAGGACGACTCGGCCCAGAGGCTGTCCGAGCCCTGCGCGAACCAGCCCGGCAGCTGCGAGATCCAGTGCTCGTAGGGACTCAGTCCGGCATGCATCAGCCGGCCCTGGGCAAAGTAGGAATACACGTCCCGGCTCAGGATCGGGAAGGTGAACAGCAGCGGGGCGGACCACACCAGCACCGCCCTGCGGATCGGTGCCAGCGCGTGTTCGCCCCACGGTTCGGTGCGTTGGCGCAAGCGCAGCCAGGAGCGGCAGAGCAGCATCGAGCCCAGCGCGAGCAGCAGCGTGCAGCTGATGACGCCGTAGGCCTCCACGCGCAGCGGGACCAGGAAGCGGGAGCGGGCAAAGAGCGAGAGCTGCGAGGTGGTCAGCCAGCCCACACCCCAGGAACCGGCCATGATCATCAGCGCGGCGATCAGGCCCTGCCTGATGGCCGTCTGCGGGGAATGCTCGGCACCGCCCATGATCCGGCGCAAGAACGGCAGCGACCCCCCGGTCTCGCGCATTCCGGAGAGAAGCGCCGTGCTGCCACTGCGCAGCCTCCCGCCCCACCACTGCTCGAGTGCCACGCTAGGAACCCATCAGCCGGGAACGACGAGCCGGGATGATGCCGCGGAACAGGTGCTTGGTCTGCGGGTCGAGCAACACCAGGTAGGCCATCGCCACCCAGGAGATGGCGGTGGACAGGTGCTTGACCCAGGGGTCCAGATCGCCCAGGAACTGCCAGATGAAGATCTGGTCCGCCGCGCCGAAGGCCACGAAGAACGCGATGGTGAAGTACACCCACACGATTTGCCAATCGTCTCGGATGCCCGTGGCGGCAAAGAAGGGAAGCAGCCACAGGATGTACCAGGGCTGGATGATCGGAGAGAGCACCACCAACGCGGAGAACGCCAGCGCCATGCGCTGGACCAGGTGGGAGTGCTTGCCGCGGAAGATCAAGATGAGCACGATGGCCACCGAGGAGAGCCGGCCGATCAGCTTCAGCACCGGCAACAACCAGTCGGTGGGCAGCCCCATGCCGGCCAGCGCACCGCCGACGACCATGTCCAGCATCCCCAGCGGTGCGAAGATCACCGACCCGGTACCGGTTCCCAGCATGACCTTCAGCCATCCGAACCCGTAGCCGTTCGCCACCCCGATCACGGCCATGATGCCCAGCACCAGGCCCGCCGTGTAGAACCAGTACAGGATCCTGCGTCCCCAGGAGGCTCCTGTCCCGGCCCAGAGCAGGCCGATGAATGGCAGCAGCACCAGGGTGATCGGCTTGACGCCGATGGAGGCGGCCACCAGCACGACGCCAAGGATGCCGCGCTTGGTGGCGGCGTAATAGGTACCCGCCACCGCCAGGCCGACCATCAGGGCATCATTGTGCGCGCTGGCCACGAAGCTGATGAGGAACAGCGGGTTGGAAACGGAAATCCAGGAGGCCTTGGCCCCGGAAACCCCGTGCAGGTTCGCGAGCTTGGGCACGTAGACCAGGCAAAGGATGACACCGGCAAAGGAAACCAACCGGAAGAGCATGATCGAGAGGTCCGGGGAGCTGCCTGCCACCAGGTTAACCAGGTACTCGACGCTCAGGTAAAGCGGGCCATAGGGGGTCTCGGATTCGGCCCAGGTCGAATCCGCGCCCAGCTGGAACCAGTTGTTCAGCGTGGAGATGCCATCGACGTAGGGGTCTTGGCCCTGCGCCACCAATCGCCCCTGTCCGATGTAGGCGAACACGTCCCGGCTAAAGATCGGCAGGCACAGCAGCATCGGAGTCGCCCACCACCAGGTTGCCTTCTTCACCGCCGACAGCCCGCCCTCGGGCCACCCGGACTGCTCCTGACCCAACCGCAGCCAGGCCCGGAACATGATCCAGCAGCCCAACGTCAACACGACGGTGGAGATGACCACGCCGATGTGTTCGGTGCGGATCGCGATCAGCAGCTTATTGCGGTTCAACGGCGAGGCACTGGCCAGCCAGCCCACGCCGTAGGAGGAGAGCACGATCATTATCGAACCTATGAAGCCCTGGGCTGTGGCCGAAAGGTGCAGTCGTCGCTGACTGACTTCGGTGGCGCTCGGATGCCCCTTATCCAACGTGTGACCTCATTCTTCGCACGGCACCCGCCAGAATCCGGCGCGGCGGCGCTCTCCGGGTGGTGTTTTGCTCTCCCGAATCGGAAAAAACCTTTTTCGATCCTAGCATCGGGCTCCCGGCATTTGCCCGGCAGCCGGGGCGGCAAGCCGCATCAGTGAGCCAGTTAACACTGCGCTCGCCCACGCGCGCCTACGCACCGCCGGGAACGAGGCACCCTAGGCTGGTTTCATGGCAAATCCTGCCACCACCTCATTAGGAGCGCCATGGGCCGGCACGCCTCATCAGCCACCAAGTCACCGACCCGACGTCAACCGGCGCTACTGGGCTGGGGCGCCTTCCTTGCCCTACTGCTCGTGGTGCTGGCCCCGATGATGGGCATGACACTGATCGGCGGCATCGCCTTGGGCGGAACGTCGCTGTTTGTCTTTGCCGTGCTGTGGTTCCTCAGTGGAACGTGGTCCGGCAAGTCCGTCTAGGAAGGGGCCCTTCCTGGCCCTTCCACCCCGGCACCACCGACGCACACCCGTCGCCCGATTCCAGGCCCAGTCCGTCGAGGGTGCCGGCGTACCCGGATCCACGTGCGTCACCGTCCGGCGCAGTCCTTCCCCACGCCACACCCCTTCAAGGCCAGGCATCACGGGCCGTTCCCATCCATCGGATAGATTGGACCCATGGCAATTTCAGCTGAAAAAATCGTGTGGATCGACTGCGAAATGACCGGGCTCAGCCTGGCCGATGACGCCCTTATCGAGGTGGCGGTGCTAGTCACCGACTCCGAACTCAATGTCCTAGGCGAGGGCCTGGACGTCGTCATCAAGCCGGATGCGGCAGCCCTGACGCAAATGAACGACTTCGTGCGCGACATGCATGTCACCAGCGGGCTGCTGGACGAGCTCGATGCCGGCATCACCATGGCCGAAGCCCAGGAGCAGGTGCTGGCCTACATCAAGAAGTACGTACCGCAGCCGAACAAGGCGCCGCTGGCCGGCAACTCGGTCGGAACCGACAAGAACTTCCTGGTCCGCGACATGCCCCTGGTCGCCGACTACCTGCACTACCGGATCATCGACGTGTCCACCATCAAGGAACTCTCCCGCCGCTGGTATCCGCGCGCCTTCTTCCAGGCGCCGGCCAAGACCGGCAACCACCGCGCACTGGGTGACATCAAGGATTCAATCGACGAGCTGCGCTACTACCGGCAGGCCGTCATGGTCCCGGCTCCCGGACCTGATTCGAAGGAAGCCAAGAAGATCGCGACGGAAATTACGGCCTCGCAAAACGCCTGATCAGGGGTGTGGTGGACGCCACATTCGAAAACGGGCATTCCGAATTGGCGTCCCACCCCCAAGTGTGTGTACTATTGATCTCGTTGCCCGGACGGAACGAAGCGATTCGAACCAGAAGGTGACCTGCTCTTATGAGTGGTCTTGGTGGGTATAGCTCAGTCGGCAGAGCGTCTGGTTGTGGTCCAGAAGGTCGCGGGTTCAATCCCCGTTACTCACCCCAAGTGAAACCGCCCTCGACAATGTCGAGGGCGGTTTTTTCATGTAATCAATGGATACGCGAACATCGACGTCGAGAGAAAGGCATCGGGCCCTAGAGTGGATCGCATGCTCTTTGAGGAAGACCATGAGCTCTTCCGCGAGTTGGCCAGGGAATTCAACGTCCGGGAACTCTCCCCCCACTATGCCGGATGGGACGCCGTCCACCTGATGCCGCGGTCCATGTGGACCGCCGCCGGCGAGCAGGGGCTGCTCGGGCTGGCCATCCCCGAGGAATTCGGCGGCATGGGCATGGCCGACTACCGTTTCCGCGTGGTCTTGGACGAGGAATTCGCCCGCGCCGGACACCTGGGCACCGCCCTGGCCTTCCACCTGCACGATGATTTGGTCCTTCCCTACCTGCTGCGCTACGGATCGATGGATCTGAAGTCCCGCTGGCTGCCGGGCATGGCCACGGGCGAAACCATCACCTCGTGCGCGTTCACCGAACCCGGAGCCGGCTCGGACCTGCGTTCGGTCCGCACCAAGGCTGTCCGCGACGGCGGGGACTGGCTGATCAGCGGGCAGAAGACCTTCATCGGCAATGGGGTCTCCGGCGATGCTGCGCTCGTGCTGGCCCGCACCGACGGCGGCTCCGGCCGAGGCAACGCCGACTCCTACAGCCTCTTCATGGTCTCCAAGTCGGCCGGATACGTGGTGGGACGCCAGCTGGACAAGATGGGCGTGCGCGCCTCTGACACGGCGGAGCTCTTCTTCGATTCGGTGCGCGTCCCGGGCGCCGACATCGTGGGCGCGGTCGGTGCGGGCCTGGATTACGTCAAGGCGCTGCTGCCCCAGGCCCGCCTGGCCATCGCCGTGGCATCCGCGGCCGTCGCCCGCACCGTGTACGAACAGACCCTGGCCTATGCCAAGGACCGCAACGCCTTCGGTGAAACGCTGCTTGGCTTCCAGAACACCCGCTTCGAGCTGGCCGACCTGAAGACCGAGGTCGCGGTCCTCGAATCCTACGTGGACCGTGCGGTGCTCGCCTTCAACGGCGGAACGCTCGACGAGATCGAGGCGGCTCAGGTAAAGCTCTGGGCATCCGAACGCGTGAAATCGATCGCGGACCGCGGGCTGCAGCTGCACGGCGGCTACGGCTACATCCTGGAATACCCGGTGGCCCAGGCCTTCCTTGCCGCCCGCCTGCTGACCATTTTCGGCGGGACCAGCGAGATCATGCGCGAAACCATCGGCCGCGATTTGGCCGGAAACTAGTATCCTTCAAGAGCGCCCGGAAGCGGGCACCAGCGTGATGCGCCATGAAGGCGCAGGAATCAGGAACAACCCATGAGCATCAAGCCAGTAGTCATCTACGGCGACGAGGCCCTGCACGTGCGGGGCGCCGAAATCACCGAATTCGACGACGAACTGCGCGCGCTGATCGCCGACATGTTCGACACCATGGACGCGGCAAACGGCGTCGGCCTGGCCGCCCCGCAGATCGGGGTGCCGCTTCGCCTTTTCACCTTCGCGTTCGAGCACGACGACGAGGCGCCCAGCCGCGGGGTCGTGGTAAACCCCGTACTCACCCTGTCGAAGGTCTCCCAGGCGAATCCGGACCCGGAGGAGGACGAGGAGGGCTGCCTCTCGGCTCCCGGCCTGGCCTTCCCGCTCAAACGCGCGAGCTACGCACGCGTCCAGGGCTTCGACGGCGACGGCAACCCGGTGGACTTCGAGGCGACCGACTGGTTTGCCCGGATCATGCAGCACGAGTACGACCACCTGGACGGATTCCTCTACGTGGACAAGCTCAATGAGCGCTGGACAAAACGCTGGAAAAAGGCCAAGAAGACCGAGGGCTGGGGAGTGCCCGGGCTCTCCTGGACGCCGGGCGTGGACCCGGACCCCTTCGGGCACTAAATGGGCCTGCCCGTGATCGGCCAGCACGAAGCCGCCGCGCTGCTGGAATTGTGCGCTGTGGCTCAAGCCGACCGGCGCGATTGCCTGCAGCTGCTCCTTTCGGCGCCGAGCCCGGGCGCCACGCATGCATTTGCGGTCCTCACCGGTCGTCTGGGCCGTTTCACCGACGATCCGGCGGCCCCGGATCCGGGCATTTTCGAGTCGGACTGGCTGTGCGCGCTGTTGCGCTTTGCCCCGGCCCTGGCCGGACACCACGCGTCTCTGGGCATCGACCAGGCGATTACTGCCGGCACGCTGGCCGATGTGGGACTGCAGATCGCCGTGCACCGCCTCGCGCATGGGCAGTTCGGGCTGGAAACCTGGGCTTGACTAACCCACCACTTGGACGGCTCGCTGCTGCGGATCGGGCGGCTTCAATTCCACCTGCGGCAGCAGGCAGCGCCCCGAGGACCGCTCACTACCGGGGACTGGTTCGTGGGAGTCCATATTCCCGGGGATGGGCCGCTGGATCCCACCGCGGTCGACAAGTCGCTCGACGCCGCCGCGAGCATCTTCGCGGACCGCTTTCCGGACCGGCCCATCGTGGCCGCATCCTGCGATTCGTGGCTTCTGGATCCACATCTGGCAACGTCAATGCCGGCATCGAACATGTCCGGATTCGCCCGGCGCTTCGCACTCGAATCCCTGCGTCCCGAACCCACCGATGCCCTCTACTTCACCTTCCGCACCCGGGATTTCGCCCGGGTTCCCAGGCTACCTCGGGACACCTCGCTGCAGCGGGCCGTGCTGGACCGCATTGAAGCAGGCGGCATCTGGCAGGTCGGCTCCGGTTGGCTGCCCTGGCCGGCAGTGCCGTCCCCCTAGCGCCGGAGCAGATCTGGTTGACATCGGCACCTGGCCGGGTTCGCTCCACGCTCCCGTGCCACGCGGCCGGTTCAGACGTTGCTTCTGGCAACCGCTGACCTGGCCTCAGCCCGTTTCGGCTCGCTGGGTGGCCGCGGGGCCAAAGGCCCGGAAGCCACAGGAGCAACGCTGCAGCCCGAGCCCAGACTGAGGCCTGGGGCTCGACCACTGCTGCCTCTATCCGGCTTCCACGCGCCGGGAACTACTTCTCGATCGTGTGGACGAGGAAGAGCTCCCGATCCCCCGCACATCCACCGGCCGCCTTGCGTGCTTCGGCACTCAGCGGTGACGAACCTCCGCCAAGCCCGATCCTGTCACCGACGCTGAACGTCCGTCCCGCGATGTCAAGGCCGGGGACAGCTCCCCCGAGGATGGCCGTCTCCCGTGGGAACATGACTGCCACTGCCTCTCCCGCGTCATCGAGGACCTGGAAACAATTCCCCGCACTCAGTACCAGTTCTCCGTCCAAACCAGCACTCATGGCCGGTCTTCCACTTGCCTCGTGGTTCATCAGGGCCAAGTAGCCGTCCGTCGAAACACTGCGGTTTATCTGGTTGATCGTCCGGGGTTGATCCGTCGATGAGACCGTCATGCAGCCGCATAGCCCCCAGGCCATCGTGGCCACGGCGGCCACCGCAGCACGTTTCGGCGGGCGTCGCCTCGGGAAGCGGGAGTCTGCGGATGAGTCGGTGCGCATAGGCTCAGGCTACCCATCGACGTTGACCAGAGGCCGCTTCGACGCCGCTTCGTTAGCTGACCGTGTCCATCAGAGATGGAGCGGGACTCGTTAAGCGCCTCGGGCCGCGTTTGCCGTCCGCGATGGAGGGCAAACGCGGCCCGAAGGCTCAAACAGGTGTCTTAGACCGAGGCTGCCTCGGCCGGTATGCCCATGGCCGGTACGGCCAGCGGGTTGGTGCCGGCCATCGTTTCGATGACGCGGACCACCTGGCAGGAGTAACCGAACTCGTTGTCATACCAGACGTAGACTACGGCGTTCTTGCCGGTCACGATCGTGGCCAGGCCATCGACGATGCCGGCGCGGCGCGAGCCGACAAAGTCGGAGGAGACGACCTCGGGCGAATCGATGTAGTCGATCTGCTTGTGCAGCTCGGCACCCAGCGATGCGTCGCGCAGGTAGTTGTTCAGCTCGTCCTTGTCCGTGGCGTTTTCCAGGTTCAGGTTCAGGATCGCCATGGACACGTCGGGGGTGGGAACGCGGATGGCGTTGCCGGTGAGCTTGCCTTCGAGTTCCGGCAGTGCCTTGGCAACGGCCTTGGCGGCACCGGTCTCCGTGATGACCATGTTCAGTGCCGCCGAACGGCCGCGGCGTTCGCCTTTGTGGAAGTTGTCGATGAGGTTCTGGTCGTTGGTGAACGAGTGAACCGTCTCGACGTGCCCGTGCACGACGCCGTAGCGGTCGTTCAGGGCCTTGAGCACCGGGGTGATGGCGTTGGTCGTGCAGGATGCGGCGGTGACGATCTTGTCCTCGGCGGTGATGTCGCCGTGGTTGATGCCGTGGACGATGTTCTTCAGGTTGCCCTTGCCCGGCGCGGTGAGCAGCACGCGGGCCACGCCCTTGGCTGCCAGATGCTGGGACAGCCCGGCCTCGTCGCGCCAGCGGCCGGTGTTGTCCACCACGATGGCGTTGTTGATGCCGAATGCGGTGTAGTCGACGGTGCTCGGGTCGTTCGAGTAGATGACCTGGATCAGCGTGCC
Above is a window of Paeniglutamicibacter cryotolerans DNA encoding:
- the def gene encoding peptide deformylase, which encodes MSIKPVVIYGDEALHVRGAEITEFDDELRALIADMFDTMDAANGVGLAAPQIGVPLRLFTFAFEHDDEAPSRGVVVNPVLTLSKVSQANPDPEEDEEGCLSAPGLAFPLKRASYARVQGFDGDGNPVDFEATDWFARIMQHEYDHLDGFLYVDKLNERWTKRWKKAKKTEGWGVPGLSWTPGVDPDPFGH
- the mptB gene encoding polyprenol phosphomannose-dependent alpha 1,6 mannosyltransferase MptB — encoded protein: MIVLSSYGVGWLASASPLNRNKLLIAIRTEHIGVVISTVVLTLGCWIMFRAWLRLGQEQSGWPEGGLSAVKKATWWWATPMLLCLPIFSRDVFAYIGQGRLVAQGQDPYVDGISTLNNWFQLGADSTWAESETPYGPLYLSVEYLVNLVAGSSPDLSIMLFRLVSFAGVILCLVYVPKLANLHGVSGAKASWISVSNPLFLISFVASAHNDALMVGLAVAGTYYAATKRGILGVVLVAASIGVKPITLVLLPFIGLLWAGTGASWGRRILYWFYTAGLVLGIMAVIGVANGYGFGWLKVMLGTGTGSVIFAPLGMLDMVVGGALAGMGLPTDWLLPVLKLIGRLSSVAIVLILIFRGKHSHLVQRMALAFSALVVLSPIIQPWYILWLLPFFAATGIRDDWQIVWVYFTIAFFVAFGAADQIFIWQFLGDLDPWVKHLSTAISWVAMAYLVLLDPQTKHLFRGIIPARRSRLMGS
- the orn gene encoding oligoribonuclease; translated protein: MAISAEKIVWIDCEMTGLSLADDALIEVAVLVTDSELNVLGEGLDVVIKPDAAALTQMNDFVRDMHVTSGLLDELDAGITMAEAQEQVLAYIKKYVPQPNKAPLAGNSVGTDKNFLVRDMPLVADYLHYRIIDVSTIKELSRRWYPRAFFQAPAKTGNHRALGDIKDSIDELRYYRQAVMVPAPGPDSKEAKKIATEITASQNA
- a CDS encoding acyltransferase domain-containing protein — encoded protein: MIGQHEAAALLELCAVAQADRRDCLQLLLSAPSPGATHAFAVLTGRLGRFTDDPAAPDPGIFESDWLCALLRFAPALAGHHASLGIDQAITAGTLADVGLQIAVHRLAHGQFGLETWA
- a CDS encoding acyl-CoA dehydrogenase family protein, with product MLFEEDHELFRELAREFNVRELSPHYAGWDAVHLMPRSMWTAAGEQGLLGLAIPEEFGGMGMADYRFRVVLDEEFARAGHLGTALAFHLHDDLVLPYLLRYGSMDLKSRWLPGMATGETITSCAFTEPGAGSDLRSVRTKAVRDGGDWLISGQKTFIGNGVSGDAALVLARTDGGSGRGNADSYSLFMVSKSAGYVVGRQLDKMGVRASDTAELFFDSVRVPGADIVGAVGAGLDYVKALLPQARLAIAVASAAVARTVYEQTLAYAKDRNAFGETLLGFQNTRFELADLKTEVAVLESYVDRAVLAFNGGTLDEIEAAQVKLWASERVKSIADRGLQLHGGYGYILEYPVAQAFLAARLLTIFGGTSEIMRETIGRDLAGN
- the mptB gene encoding polyprenol phosphomannose-dependent alpha 1,6 mannosyltransferase MptB codes for the protein MALEQWWGGRLRSGSTALLSGMRETGGSLPFLRRIMGGAEHSPQTAIRQGLIAALMIMAGSWGVGWLTTSQLSLFARSRFLVPLRVEAYGVISCTLLLALGSMLLCRSWLRLRQRTEPWGEHALAPIRRAVLVWSAPLLFTFPILSRDVYSYFAQGRLMHAGLSPYEHWISQLPGWFAQGSDSLWAESSSPYGPLFLMFSRAVYFISGGVPEIGVIMFRALAVAGVLLCLYTVPRLARQLGSEPSWALWITVANPLFLLSMVAGVHNDALMIGGILLSFWLIYTKHRFWGVLAAAVAIGIKPIVVLALPFLGLAMVGRQAALRAKIGAWAYTGVLTAAVMALFGVASGLGFGWIQAMAGAGSAAFPYAPVGLLGLGMGWVVQLFGGDLTFTAGIVYAFFKVLSLGLTFWLAVKKPAGSPVLYAAYSLTAAVVLAPIIQPWYVLWLVPLYATARVYSVRWERFYYVLTMLVVLSGVVDQLSVGQWFSLAAARWIAAAAGLAYIGYLIFIDPKTASLFGARWRRPPIRNEATES